From Microcebus murinus isolate Inina chromosome 13, M.murinus_Inina_mat1.0, whole genome shotgun sequence, the proteins below share one genomic window:
- the SERTM1 gene encoding serine-rich and transmembrane domain-containing protein 1: protein MSESDPSSGFSGSVENGTFLELFPTSLSTSVDPSSGHLSNVYIYVSIFLSLLAFLLLLLIIALQRLKNIISSSSSYPEYPSDAGSSFTNLEVCSISSQRSTFSNLSS from the coding sequence ATGTCCGAATCTGACCCTTCATCTGGATTTTCTGGAAGTGTGGAGAATGGTACTTTTCTTGAGCTGTTCCCCACATCCCTGTCCACGTCGGTGGACCCGTCCTCAGGCCACCTGTCAAATGTCTACATCTACGTGTCCATATTCCTCAGCCTTTTAGCATTTCTGCTTCTGCTTTTAATCATTGCCCTCCAGCGGCTCAAAAATATCATCTCCTCCAGTTCCTCCTACCCGGAGTATCCAAGCGACGCTGGAAGTTCTTTCACCAATTTGGAAGTCTGCAGTATTTCCTCTCAAAGGTCCACTTTTTCAAACCTCTCATCATGA